In Bacillus toyonensis BCT-7112, a single window of DNA contains:
- a CDS encoding ABC transporter permease, translated as MLYIKLFLQYASQYIKTKLEYRGDFIVGLLSDLSLQAVNLIFILVVFGHTQALKGWSREEVIFIYGFFLVPFAIFSAFFNIWDFNDRYIIKGEMDRVLTRPIHSLFQIILERMELESLIGAVTGIIVMGYAAVELNLSFYWYDFFLFLLMVGGGALVYGGIFVTLASLGFWSDAKSSIMPLMYNIGNYGRYPVNIYNRVIRFILTFVLPFAFVGVYPAAYFLRKTEWNSYAFATPIVGVICFTIAITLWNQGVKRYRGAGN; from the coding sequence ATGCTATATATAAAATTATTTTTGCAATACGCAAGCCAATATATAAAAACTAAATTAGAGTATCGAGGCGATTTTATCGTCGGATTACTCTCGGATTTATCACTACAAGCGGTTAATTTAATCTTTATTCTCGTAGTATTTGGGCATACGCAAGCATTAAAAGGATGGAGCCGAGAAGAAGTCATCTTTATTTATGGTTTCTTTTTAGTACCGTTTGCCATTTTTTCAGCATTCTTTAACATATGGGACTTTAATGATCGTTACATTATTAAAGGTGAAATGGATCGTGTATTGACGAGACCAATTCATAGCTTATTTCAAATTATATTAGAAAGAATGGAACTTGAATCTTTAATTGGAGCGGTTACAGGAATTATTGTAATGGGATACGCAGCAGTAGAACTAAATTTATCCTTTTACTGGTATGATTTCTTCCTATTCTTACTGATGGTAGGAGGAGGAGCGCTTGTGTACGGCGGGATATTTGTTACGCTTGCGAGCCTTGGTTTTTGGTCGGATGCGAAAAGTTCCATTATGCCGCTTATGTATAACATAGGTAATTACGGCCGCTATCCTGTTAATATTTATAACCGTGTAATTCGTTTCATTTTAACGTTTGTTTTACCATTTGCATTTGTTGGAGTATACCCAGCGGCGTACTTCTTAAGAAAAACAGAGTGGAATAGCTATGCATTTGCAACGCCAATTGTTGGTGTCATTTGCTTTACTATTGCAATTACTCTCTGGAATCAAGGGGTAAAACGATATCGTGGTGCGGGGAATTAA
- a CDS encoding potassium channel family protein codes for MLWGFILLTAAVAILRSVQLLWSSYSDSKRFFSLYNLASLFLIYTTVLIAFGLSYVVLEEMGFTVLKEDGERLTAHSFQLVEICLYFSAVTLLSVGYGDIAPIGIGRWIAIGEALIGYTLPFAFVMRSVIDNEK; via the coding sequence ATGTTATGGGGATTTATTCTATTAACTGCAGCAGTAGCTATTTTAAGAAGTGTCCAATTATTATGGAGTTCGTATTCAGATTCAAAACGTTTCTTTTCGTTATATAATTTAGCCTCGTTATTTTTAATTTATACAACAGTACTGATTGCATTTGGATTAAGTTATGTTGTATTAGAGGAAATGGGTTTTACAGTTTTGAAAGAAGATGGTGAAAGGTTGACCGCTCATTCTTTTCAGCTTGTTGAAATTTGTTTATATTTTAGTGCAGTCACTTTATTGTCCGTTGGATATGGTGATATAGCTCCGATTGGAATAGGGAGATGGATTGCAATCGGAGAAGCACTAATTGGATATACATTACCGTTTGCTTTTGTGATGAGGTCTGTAATAGACAATGAAAAATAA
- the bcp gene encoding thioredoxin-dependent thiol peroxidase, translating into MITVGEMAPEFTLEGSNGEQVRLADFRGKNVVLYFYPKDMTPGCTTEACDFRDAYGLFQEKDTVILGVSPDSANRHLKFIEKHELPFTLLVDEDHKVAELYDVWKLKKNFGKEYMGIERSTFLINKDGELVKEWRKVKVKGHTEDVLSYIK; encoded by the coding sequence ATGATTACAGTAGGAGAAATGGCACCGGAATTCACGTTAGAAGGAAGTAACGGAGAACAAGTTCGCTTAGCTGACTTTCGCGGGAAAAATGTAGTTCTATATTTTTATCCGAAAGATATGACCCCAGGGTGTACAACAGAAGCATGCGATTTTCGTGATGCATATGGATTATTTCAAGAGAAGGATACGGTTATCCTTGGTGTAAGCCCTGACTCAGCGAATAGACATTTGAAATTCATTGAGAAGCATGAACTTCCATTTACACTTTTAGTAGATGAAGATCATAAAGTGGCAGAATTGTACGATGTTTGGAAATTGAAAAAGAACTTCGGGAAAGAGTATATGGGAATCGAACGCTCGACATTTCTTATTAATAAAGACGGTGAACTTGTAAAAGAGTGGCGTAAGGTAAAAGTAAAAGGGCATACCGAGGACGTTCTTTCTTATATAAAGTAA
- the perR gene encoding peroxide-responsive transcriptional repressor PerR, with amino-acid sequence MVKEELKEALEMLKNTGVRITPQRHAILEYLVESMTHPTADDIYKALEGKFPNMSVATVYNNLRVFKEVGLVKELTYGDASSRFDYVTSQHYHVICEKCGKIVDFPYGGLEQLEEEAAKTTGFVINSHRLEIYGVCPECHKA; translated from the coding sequence GTGGTCAAAGAAGAATTAAAAGAAGCGCTAGAAATGCTGAAAAATACGGGTGTACGCATTACTCCACAGCGTCATGCTATTTTAGAGTACCTTGTGGAATCTATGACGCACCCAACAGCGGATGACATTTATAAAGCATTAGAAGGTAAGTTTCCAAATATGAGTGTTGCAACTGTTTATAATAACTTACGTGTATTTAAAGAAGTTGGACTTGTAAAGGAATTAACTTATGGAGACGCTTCAAGTAGATTTGATTATGTTACAAGTCAACATTATCATGTGATTTGTGAAAAATGTGGTAAGATTGTTGATTTTCCTTATGGAGGATTGGAACAGCTTGAAGAGGAAGCTGCGAAAACGACAGGCTTCGTTATTAATAGTCATCGCTTAGAAATTTATGGCGTTTGTCCAGAGTGTCATAAGGCGTAA
- a CDS encoding GNAT family N-acetyltransferase has product MKTYEIKNNIPTLEEYKYLCDSVGWTNYMNFEVVETSLQNSIYCVTVNDNNRIVGMGRIVGDGAIYFYIQDIVVHPDYQKNGIGKKIMSALVEYLNQTAPDKAFVGLFASEGKTSFYEKYNFKDYSPNMTGMFTVISKK; this is encoded by the coding sequence TTGAAAACATATGAGATTAAAAATAACATTCCAACATTGGAAGAATACAAGTATTTATGTGACTCTGTCGGGTGGACTAATTATATGAATTTTGAAGTGGTGGAAACATCACTTCAAAATTCTATTTACTGCGTCACAGTCAATGATAATAATCGAATTGTGGGTATGGGGAGAATTGTTGGTGATGGGGCTATCTATTTCTATATTCAAGATATAGTGGTTCATCCAGATTATCAAAAGAATGGTATTGGAAAGAAAATAATGAGTGCTTTAGTTGAATACTTAAATCAGACTGCACCGGATAAAGCGTTTGTTGGTTTGTTTGCATCAGAAGGTAAAACGTCATTCTATGAAAAATATAATTTTAAAGATTACTCACCCAACATGACGGGGATGTTTACTGTAATATCGAAAAAATAG
- a CDS encoding YgzB family protein produces the protein MSIKYSNKINKIRTFALSLVFIGLFIAYLGVFFRDNIIIMTTFMMVGFLAVIASTVVYFWIGMLSTKTIQIICPSCDKPTKMLGRVDACMHCNQPLTLDRNLEGKEFDEKYNKKSYKL, from the coding sequence ATGAGCATTAAATATTCAAACAAAATCAATAAGATTCGGACCTTTGCACTAAGTTTAGTATTTATCGGCCTCTTCATTGCATACTTAGGTGTCTTTTTCCGCGACAACATTATTATTATGACAACATTTATGATGGTTGGTTTTTTAGCTGTTATCGCTAGTACTGTCGTTTACTTTTGGATTGGTATGTTATCTACAAAGACTATACAAATCATTTGTCCAAGCTGCGATAAACCAACAAAAATGCTCGGTCGCGTCGACGCATGTATGCATTGCAATCAACCTTTAACACTTGATCGAAATCTAGAAGGAAAAGAATTTGATGAGAAATATAATAAGAAGAGCTATAAATTATAG
- a CDS encoding DUF3884 family protein, with the protein MTHLNEKKAHGLKGIGEKLNPTIYQVRFMKLDEPIQFESFPKLKELGEWLSTSTQMWSCHSTMYKYNREEFEKKFLEITKLTVDNVLISTGGVGFNFMSPGWRDSL; encoded by the coding sequence ATGACACATTTAAATGAAAAAAAAGCACATGGTCTTAAAGGGATAGGAGAAAAGCTAAACCCAACTATCTATCAAGTGAGATTCATGAAATTAGATGAACCAATTCAATTTGAGTCATTCCCTAAATTAAAGGAATTAGGGGAATGGTTGAGTACTTCAACGCAAATGTGGTCGTGCCACTCAACTATGTACAAGTACAACAGAGAAGAGTTTGAAAAGAAGTTTTTAGAAATTACAAAGTTAACAGTTGATAATGTGCTAATATCTACTGGTGGTGTCGGATTTAACTTCATGTCACCAGGGTGGAGAGATTCTCTATAA
- a CDS encoding YebC/PmpR family DNA-binding transcriptional regulator, whose product MGRKWNNIKDKKASKDANTSRIYAKFGREIYVAAKQGEPDPESNQTLRVVLERAKTYNVPRTIIDRAIEKAKGGSEENYDELRYEGFGPNGSMVIVDTLTNNVNRTAADVRAAFSKNSGNMGVNGSVAYMFDATAVIGLEGKTSDEVLEILMEADVDARDILEEEDSVIVYAEPDQFHSVQSALKDAGIEEFTVAELTMLAQNDVELPEDAQVQFEKMVDALEDLEDVQQVYHNVDLGE is encoded by the coding sequence ATGGGCCGTAAATGGAACAACATTAAAGACAAAAAAGCATCAAAAGATGCAAATACAAGCCGTATATACGCGAAATTTGGACGTGAAATTTATGTGGCAGCAAAACAAGGCGAGCCAGATCCTGAATCAAACCAAACGTTAAGAGTTGTATTAGAGCGTGCGAAAACATACAATGTACCAAGAACAATTATTGATCGTGCAATTGAAAAAGCAAAAGGCGGTTCAGAAGAAAACTATGATGAGCTTCGTTACGAAGGATTTGGACCAAATGGATCTATGGTAATTGTAGATACACTTACAAATAACGTAAACCGTACTGCAGCAGATGTACGAGCTGCATTTAGCAAAAACAGTGGTAACATGGGCGTAAATGGTTCTGTAGCTTACATGTTCGATGCGACAGCTGTTATCGGTCTTGAAGGTAAAACATCAGATGAAGTTCTTGAAATTTTAATGGAAGCAGATGTAGATGCACGTGACATTCTAGAAGAAGAAGATTCTGTTATCGTTTATGCTGAACCTGATCAATTCCACTCAGTACAATCTGCACTTAAAGATGCTGGTATTGAAGAATTTACAGTTGCAGAATTAACAATGCTTGCACAAAATGATGTAGAACTTCCTGAAGATGCTCAAGTACAATTTGAAAAAATGGTTGATGCATTAGAAGATTTAGAAGATGTACAACAAGTTTACCATAACGTAGACTTAGGCGAATAA
- a CDS encoding NUDIX hydrolase: MEHKTPKHIVAVAGYLTNEKNEVLLTKVHWRADTWEMPGGQVEEGEALDQAVCREIKEETGLSVKPIGITGVYYNASMHILAVVFKVAYVSGDIKIQPEEIQEAKFIALNEENIDEYITRPHMKSRTVDAMRATHFIPYETWEVQPYNLIGRL; encoded by the coding sequence ATGGAGCATAAAACACCAAAGCATATCGTTGCTGTAGCAGGCTATTTAACAAATGAAAAGAATGAGGTGCTTTTAACAAAAGTACATTGGCGAGCGGATACGTGGGAAATGCCTGGGGGACAGGTAGAAGAAGGAGAAGCACTCGATCAAGCTGTTTGTAGGGAAATAAAAGAGGAAACAGGATTATCGGTGAAGCCTATCGGAATTACAGGGGTCTATTATAATGCTTCTATGCATATTTTAGCTGTTGTGTTTAAAGTGGCATATGTGAGTGGTGATATAAAAATTCAACCTGAAGAAATACAAGAGGCTAAATTTATTGCTTTAAATGAAGAGAACATCGATGAGTATATAACGCGTCCTCATATGAAATCAAGAACAGTTGATGCGATGAGAGCAACGCATTTCATCCCATACGAAACGTGGGAAGTACAGCCATATAACCTTATAGGCAGGTTGTAA
- a CDS encoding transglycosylase domain-containing protein: MKERVLSRVNYHQKVALNPMTKFFYKAIILLLLLSCTLLFVGNIMIEKSDISKLHVPPKLEVPESLTHAFIATEDKRFYHHNGLDYIAIIRASVENIKAGGVVQGGSTITQQLSKNAFLTNERTFSRKWKEIFYTKKIERTFTKDEILKLYVSNIYYGEGAWGIEKAANLYFGKTVNQLTLAESAMMAAVVKAPAYYSPAQNYDKAVERRNVVLRLMEKEGYINHDEYVQAVSEKLVIRHDIKTEQSMLNNAREKAVS, encoded by the coding sequence ATGAAAGAACGAGTATTATCTAGAGTGAACTATCATCAAAAAGTTGCATTAAATCCAATGACTAAATTCTTTTATAAAGCCATTATTTTATTATTATTGTTAAGTTGTACGTTATTATTCGTTGGAAATATAATGATCGAGAAAAGTGATATTAGTAAATTACATGTACCGCCTAAGTTAGAGGTGCCAGAATCATTAACACATGCATTTATCGCGACAGAAGATAAAAGGTTTTATCATCATAATGGTTTAGATTATATAGCAATTATTAGGGCGTCTGTTGAGAATATAAAAGCTGGTGGTGTTGTGCAAGGAGGAAGCACAATTACACAGCAATTATCGAAAAATGCTTTTTTAACGAATGAACGTACATTTTCTCGTAAGTGGAAAGAGATTTTTTATACAAAAAAAATTGAACGTACATTTACGAAGGATGAAATTTTAAAATTGTATGTAAGTAATATTTATTACGGAGAAGGAGCATGGGGAATTGAAAAAGCAGCCAACCTTTACTTCGGTAAAACGGTGAACCAATTAACGTTGGCTGAAAGTGCGATGATGGCTGCTGTAGTGAAAGCACCTGCTTATTACTCACCTGCGCAAAATTATGATAAAGCGGTCGAGAGACGAAATGTAGTTTTGAGATTAATGGAAAAAGAAGGATATATCAATCATGATGAGTATGTGCAAGCAGTTAGTGAGAAATTAGTAATTCGCCATGATATAAAAACAGAGCAGTCGATGTTAAATAATGCGCGTGAAAAAGCAGTAAGTTAA
- a CDS encoding DsbA family protein, with protein MKSNKLMALGVVFSIAVLIVIGTIAYSIINDKKDKGNEMFAYSTQQSLGKDDAPVKVVEFGDFKCPACRTWDVTVLPRLKEEYIDKGKVQLYFINFPFIGKDSDLGAAAGEAIYKQDKDSFWTFYDEIYQSQKKDTEEWITEELLLSIVKEKLPKVDVEQFKKDLHSKEIKEKVRKDSDRAQKLKVQGAPSVYINGNLANPDFDSMKKAIDKELKK; from the coding sequence ATGAAATCAAATAAACTCATGGCTCTTGGTGTAGTTTTTTCTATCGCAGTATTGATTGTAATCGGAACAATTGCGTATAGCATCATAAATGACAAAAAAGATAAAGGGAATGAGATGTTTGCTTATTCTACGCAACAATCTTTAGGTAAAGATGATGCTCCGGTTAAGGTAGTTGAATTTGGAGACTTCAAATGCCCAGCATGTCGTACTTGGGATGTAACGGTATTACCACGATTAAAAGAAGAATATATTGATAAAGGTAAAGTGCAGTTATATTTTATTAACTTCCCATTTATTGGAAAAGACTCTGATTTAGGCGCAGCAGCTGGTGAAGCAATTTATAAACAAGATAAAGATTCATTCTGGACTTTCTATGATGAGATTTATCAAAGTCAAAAGAAAGATACGGAAGAATGGATTACAGAAGAATTACTTCTTAGCATTGTGAAAGAGAAACTTCCAAAAGTTGATGTAGAACAGTTTAAAAAAGATTTACACAGTAAAGAAATAAAAGAAAAAGTACGTAAAGATTCAGATCGTGCTCAAAAATTAAAAGTTCAAGGTGCTCCTTCAGTATATATAAACGGGAATCTTGCAAATCCTGATTTCGATAGTATGAAGAAGGCGATTGATAAAGAATTGAAAAAGTGA
- the queG gene encoding tRNA epoxyqueuosine(34) reductase QueG → MDFEQLKQDVIAYSKTIGIDKIGFASASPFEELKQRLIQQQQLNYQSGFEESDIEKRTNPQLLLPGAKSIIAIALAYPSKLKNAPLSKRGERRGIFCRASWGQDYHLVLRDRLQKLEAYLIEKLPDIEVKSMVDTGELSDRAVSERAGIGWSGKNCAIITPEFGSYVYLGEIITNVPFPPDQPIEDQCGSCTKCIDVCPTGALIQGGQLDSKKCIAFLTQTKGFLPEEYRDKIGNRIYGCDTCQTVCPKNKGMDFHNHPEMEPDPELVKPLLTPLLTISNRDFKEKYGIMSGSWRGKKPLQRNAILALAHFKEASAIPDLIGVMKDDPRPVLRGTAAWALGKIGGDGVGEAIEKAMEREKDEEVLHEMNRGLALLAQKKE, encoded by the coding sequence ATGGATTTTGAACAATTAAAGCAAGATGTAATTGCATATAGTAAAACAATTGGTATAGATAAAATAGGCTTTGCGAGTGCTTCCCCATTTGAGGAGCTAAAGCAGCGGTTAATCCAGCAGCAACAATTAAATTATCAATCTGGATTTGAAGAGTCTGATATAGAAAAAAGAACGAATCCACAGCTTTTATTACCAGGTGCGAAATCAATTATTGCGATTGCTTTAGCGTATCCTTCAAAATTAAAAAACGCACCATTAAGTAAACGTGGAGAACGCCGTGGGATTTTTTGTCGTGCCTCTTGGGGACAAGATTACCATCTTGTTTTACGAGATCGTTTGCAAAAGTTAGAGGCATATTTAATTGAAAAGCTTCCAGATATAGAAGTGAAGTCAATGGTTGATACAGGTGAGTTAAGCGATCGTGCTGTATCAGAACGTGCAGGTATCGGATGGAGTGGTAAGAACTGCGCTATTATTACACCTGAATTTGGTTCGTATGTATACTTGGGAGAAATAATTACAAACGTTCCATTTCCACCAGATCAGCCGATAGAAGATCAATGTGGAAGCTGTACAAAATGTATTGATGTTTGTCCTACAGGTGCTTTAATACAGGGTGGGCAGTTAGATTCGAAGAAATGTATTGCCTTTTTAACACAGACGAAAGGGTTCCTACCTGAAGAATATCGCGATAAAATAGGAAATCGTATATATGGATGTGACACATGTCAGACTGTTTGTCCAAAAAATAAAGGAATGGATTTTCATAATCATCCTGAGATGGAGCCAGATCCTGAATTAGTTAAACCGCTCTTAACACCACTTTTAACAATTAGTAATCGTGATTTTAAAGAGAAATATGGGATTATGTCAGGGTCATGGAGAGGTAAAAAGCCATTGCAACGAAATGCGATTTTAGCATTGGCGCATTTTAAAGAAGCATCAGCAATTCCTGATCTAATCGGTGTTATGAAAGATGATCCAAGACCAGTGCTACGCGGAACAGCAGCGTGGGCACTTGGGAAAATTGGTGGAGATGGAGTAGGCGAAGCCATTGAGAAAGCGATGGAACGTGAAAAGGATGAAGAAGTTCTTCATGAAATGAATCGCGGGCTTGCATTGTTAGCGCAGAAAAAAGAGTAG
- a CDS encoding amidase domain-containing protein, translated as MVVKENIETQVQQFLAYVTEKRTNVDGIAKDLLQLAQRKKQLFQKRSADIVKATADVSFIRQLNSSDYQEIDYQVHFKYLIKHKELFYIEEEQLKRRVCLNNSRIIGDYAIEVPEEIGIGETLEREVTKEKYGSYQYNRLEAVKYAERWWDDRNPVYRNFPDNCTNFISQCLHTGEVPMNGYPNIRKGWWQRENQWSWSWAVAHSFYWYLSGSTVGLRGEAVEKPEDLILGDVIAYDFEDDGRWNHTTIVVAKDADGMPLVNAHSANSRRRYWSYEDSSKYTPQMKYKFFHIING; from the coding sequence ATGGTTGTAAAAGAAAATATTGAAACACAAGTACAACAGTTTTTAGCATATGTAACAGAGAAACGAACAAATGTGGATGGTATTGCTAAAGATTTATTACAACTAGCACAAAGAAAGAAACAATTGTTTCAAAAACGTAGTGCAGATATAGTGAAAGCAACAGCAGATGTTTCTTTCATTAGACAGCTAAATAGTAGTGATTATCAAGAAATTGATTATCAAGTACATTTTAAATATTTAATTAAGCATAAAGAATTATTTTATATCGAAGAGGAACAATTAAAACGAAGAGTTTGTTTAAATAATAGCCGGATAATAGGTGATTATGCTATTGAAGTGCCAGAAGAGATTGGAATAGGTGAGACATTAGAAAGAGAAGTTACGAAAGAGAAATACGGTTCTTATCAGTATAATCGTTTAGAGGCAGTAAAATATGCAGAGCGTTGGTGGGATGATCGAAACCCAGTGTATCGCAATTTTCCTGATAATTGTACAAATTTTATTTCTCAATGTCTTCATACTGGAGAAGTACCAATGAACGGATATCCTAATATTCGTAAAGGTTGGTGGCAAAGGGAGAACCAGTGGAGTTGGAGCTGGGCTGTCGCACACTCTTTTTACTGGTACTTGTCAGGTTCTACAGTTGGCCTGCGAGGAGAAGCTGTAGAAAAGCCGGAAGACCTTATTCTTGGTGATGTCATTGCTTACGATTTCGAAGATGACGGTAGGTGGAATCATACGACGATTGTAGTAGCAAAAGACGCAGATGGTATGCCACTTGTAAATGCACATTCAGCAAATAGCCGGCGGCGTTATTGGAGTTATGAGGACTCTAGTAAATACACACCACAAATGAAATATAAATTCTTTCATATTATTAATGGGTAG
- the trmL gene encoding tRNA (uridine(34)/cytosine(34)/5-carboxymethylaminomethyluridine(34)-2'-O)-methyltransferase TrmL gives MGVHVVLYQPEIPANTGNIARTCAATGTELHLIRPLGFSTDDKMLKRAGLDYWQHVKVTYYDSIEEFYEKNKDGEFFYLTKYGEKAHTAFDYSKREKDYYFVFGRETNGLPANVIEENFDHCLRIPMTDKVRSLNLSNTAAILIYEAFRQQNYPGLDLEIVY, from the coding sequence GTGGGTGTACATGTTGTTTTATATCAACCAGAAATTCCAGCAAATACAGGAAATATTGCACGTACTTGTGCAGCAACTGGAACAGAATTACATTTGATTAGACCGCTTGGGTTTTCAACGGATGACAAAATGTTAAAGCGTGCAGGATTAGATTATTGGCAGCACGTAAAAGTTACGTATTACGATTCAATTGAAGAGTTTTATGAGAAAAATAAAGACGGTGAATTCTTCTATTTAACAAAGTATGGTGAGAAAGCTCATACAGCATTTGATTATAGCAAACGTGAGAAGGATTATTATTTCGTGTTTGGAAGAGAAACAAATGGCTTACCAGCTAATGTAATCGAAGAAAACTTCGATCATTGTTTACGTATTCCAATGACGGATAAAGTACGTTCATTAAATTTATCTAATACAGCAGCAATTTTAATTTATGAAGCGTTTCGTCAACAAAATTATCCAGGATTAGATTTAGAAATCGTTTATTAA
- a CDS encoding sensor domain-containing protein, with protein MKEQYNNQNTFLSMIDMDLIRQGLLHAIQDLVFIVKVIDDEIFKYIYINKIGMDYAGLSEECYGKTFAEVLSGEKVKILQEQYTKVVREARAHTFCDVISFPTGNLHYESSVNPVYDEEGVCQFIICITRDITAQIEEKAEIEEKQMLFKSLLEYNNDSIISIDSIGIITYANPATYEIFGYRYEELNNNFIFNFIIKEYEKDFQIIFKEALQGRAKQIVSKKYVHKEGYELYISLRTIPIIVNGEIVGVYIVTRDVTRQVLNEMKTEYLAYYDQLTGLMNRISCTNKLNEFLNENKELALVFMDLDEFHLINDTFGHKEGDKVLQKVTECLSNLEIEGMHLFREHDDQFVMLIENITKEYVEEVAKNILEKISEHFVIEEEDVYLSASIGIVMAPTDGADEKILFQRVDAALEKAKEKGKGHYHFYCKGLDCEREKRFVMENQLHRAIEKNEFFLYYQPQVNIETKKIASMEALIRWENKELGFVPPNQFIPLAERTGFIIKLDEWVVDQVCQQIREWLNKGYEVVPIAVNISARHFRSITLIEMITRALNKYNVPAHLLAIEVTEGALIHKDISKRVLLQLKEQNLKIHLDDFGTGYSSLSYLKTYPIDTLKIDRSFMEGIHVDERDTNITAAIIHLAHTLELNVIAEGVEKAEQIQFLKEKNVEIVQGYYYSRPLSKYDVENMYYT; from the coding sequence ATGAAGGAACAATATAACAATCAAAATACCTTTTTAAGTATGATAGATATGGATTTAATAAGACAAGGACTATTACATGCTATTCAAGATTTAGTATTTATTGTGAAAGTTATTGATGATGAGATCTTTAAATATATTTATATAAATAAAATAGGGATGGATTATGCTGGATTAAGTGAAGAATGTTACGGAAAAACATTTGCAGAAGTGTTATCAGGAGAAAAGGTGAAAATATTACAAGAGCAATATACAAAAGTGGTGAGAGAGGCGAGAGCACACACATTTTGTGATGTAATCAGTTTCCCAACTGGTAATTTACATTATGAGTCTTCAGTTAATCCTGTATACGACGAAGAAGGGGTATGTCAATTTATTATTTGTATTACAAGGGATATTACAGCTCAGATTGAGGAGAAAGCAGAGATAGAGGAAAAACAAATGTTATTTAAGTCATTACTAGAATATAATAATGACTCCATTATATCTATAGATTCTATAGGTATAATTACATATGCTAATCCGGCAACGTATGAAATATTTGGATACCGATATGAAGAGTTAAATAATAACTTTATTTTTAACTTTATTATTAAAGAATATGAAAAAGACTTTCAAATTATATTTAAGGAAGCTTTACAGGGGAGAGCAAAACAAATTGTTTCAAAGAAATATGTTCATAAAGAAGGATATGAACTATATATTTCTTTGAGAACGATCCCGATTATTGTGAACGGTGAAATTGTTGGGGTGTATATTGTTACGAGGGATGTTACAAGGCAAGTATTAAATGAGATGAAGACGGAATACTTAGCTTATTATGACCAATTAACAGGTTTAATGAATAGAATTTCATGCACAAACAAGCTAAATGAGTTTTTAAATGAAAATAAAGAGCTTGCACTAGTTTTCATGGATTTGGATGAATTTCATCTTATTAATGATACATTTGGTCATAAAGAAGGAGATAAAGTATTACAAAAAGTTACAGAATGTTTAAGCAATCTAGAAATAGAAGGTATGCATTTATTTAGAGAACATGATGACCAATTTGTTATGTTAATAGAAAATATAACGAAAGAATATGTAGAGGAAGTTGCAAAAAACATATTAGAAAAGATTAGTGAACATTTTGTAATTGAAGAAGAGGACGTGTATTTAAGTGCATCAATTGGAATTGTAATGGCACCAACAGATGGAGCCGATGAAAAAATACTTTTTCAAAGAGTTGATGCTGCTTTGGAAAAAGCAAAGGAAAAAGGAAAAGGGCATTATCATTTTTATTGTAAAGGATTAGATTGTGAACGTGAGAAAAGGTTTGTAATGGAAAATCAGTTACATCGTGCTATAGAGAAAAATGAATTTTTCTTATATTACCAGCCGCAGGTTAATATTGAAACGAAAAAAATAGCTAGTATGGAAGCTTTAATAAGATGGGAGAATAAAGAATTAGGATTTGTCCCTCCCAATCAATTTATTCCACTGGCAGAAAGAACAGGTTTTATTATTAAGCTTGATGAGTGGGTAGTAGATCAAGTGTGTCAGCAAATACGTGAATGGTTAAATAAAGGGTATGAAGTGGTTCCGATTGCAGTTAATATTTCAGCTAGACATTTTCGATCTATTACATTAATAGAGATGATTACACGTGCTTTAAATAAGTACAATGTACCAGCTCATCTATTAGCGATAGAGGTGACAGAAGGAGCCCTTATACATAAAGACATATCAAAGAGAGTGTTGCTACAATTAAAAGAACAAAATTTAAAGATTCATTTAGATGATTTTGGAACAGGGTATTCGTCTTTAAGTTATTTGAAAACATATCCAATTGATACTTTGAAAATTGATCGCTCTTTTATGGAAGGTATACATGTAGATGAACGTGATACGAATATTACGGCTGCAATTATTCATTTAGCTCATACATTAGAATTGAATGTAATTGCAGAAGGAGTAGAAAAAGCAGAACAAATACAGTTTTTGAAGGAAAAAAATGTAGAAATTGTACAAGGTTATTATTATAGTCGCCCTTTATCAAAATATGATGTGGAAAATATGTATTATACATGA